The Thalassomonas actiniarum genome contains the following window.
AATCCTCGGCTTTATCTTCTTGTAAATGGTAGGCAGATAAGATCAGCAGGTCCCTTACCGGGTTATAGGCATGTACTGCTTCACCGGGTAAGGTCCAGTCGGCCAGTTTTGCGCCTAGTTTACCTATTTTATGACCGCCCCAGTTAAAAAAACGCCAGATATAAGGGTCAAAATTTAAGTAGTCTTTGTCTTTATCATAGTAAAATTTCAGTGGTTTCCCGGTGGAGCCGCTGGTGGAGCAGGTGATCACCTGATCATCCGTGTATCCGTCGGCCCTGAGGCGGTCAACATTTTCACGGATAATGTCTTTGGTGAGTATCGGGAGTTTTTGCAAATCATCGACGCACTGGATATCGTCTGGGGTTAATTTCAGCCGGCGGAACAGATCCCGGTAATAAGGGACGTTTTTTACCGCATGAGTAATAAGTTTGGTTAATTCGAGGTTTTGGTAAGCCTGCATCTCTTCACGGCTCCACCACTGGGATTGCTGAAGAAATTTCAGCTCGCGGTAAAATTTTTTGCCTAAGCGTAAACGTAGCGGCAGACGGCTATAGCCATATTTGAGTATGTCTTTAACCGGCGCGGGGAGTTTTTTATAACTATTTGATATATTAAGCATAACTTGTCCTTAAATTATAACTTTGCTGATTTCCTCCTACTGCTTGAACTTCCGGATCATAATAGCGGTTGACTAAAGCATTTATCTGGGAATTTAGTATGCAAGTTCGTCCTGTTTTACTGCTCTTTTGGACTTGGCAACCTCGTTTCCTGTCTTGAAATACGTTAATGGATTTTCAACTTGCTGTCTATTATTTGTTCAGTTTGTTTTGGCGTGACTGCTGATTCTTTTTAATATCGCGGATAAAGATGGCAAGTTCAGGTTTTGTTTTAATATATTGCAAATAGCGTTTGGCCAACAAAGGGGAGAGCTGCTCCGGCTCTGCCAATTGAAAGTTATTCGATAAATACAGGGGAGCCAGCTGTGGCACGGCAAAGCAAACCGTGAGCGGGTGAAAAGCGCAGCAATAGTCCAGTAAGCTGGTGGCTATTGATTGTCGGCGGTAGGCGGGGTCAACGACCAGGGCATGTAATAAGCTCTGGTTATTTTCAACAAGCAGTTGGGACTGTAAAACACAGGCGATAATCTCTTGTTGCTCTTTTACCAGGTAACAGCTGTCCAGGCCCATAAAACTGGCGCTATAGCTGTGCCGGCGGTAAAAACGCTTGATGGCTTTTTTATCGGACTTATGCGCCCGGCAAAATTCAAATTCAGGAGACAAGGTTATCATCGCTCTGGCAGGAGTGGTTAAGGCGGGATTATTGCAGTTTAATGTCCTTGTCTGCAACAATCCCGAACAGGGCTGGCGTTATACCCGCAGTGCTTTTTCTCCGCGGGCGATGCCGACACAGCCGGAGCGTACCACTTCGATGATTTCGGTTTCATTGCCCAGGGTTTTAATAAAGGCGTTAAGTTTATCGCTGTCGCCGGTGAGCTGTACCGTATAAACCTGCTTGCCGATATCGATAATGGCGCCTCGGAAAATATCCGTGACCCGTTTGACTTCGGTGCGCGACTTATCCGTCATGGCCAACACTTTAATCAGCAACAACTCCCGTTCGACATGGGGCCTTTCGGTCAGGTCTGTGATCTTGATCACATCCACCAGCTTATTCACCTGTTTGACAATTTGCTCCAGCACCTTGTCATCGCCTGTGGTGGCTATGGTAATACGGGATAAGCTTGGCTCGTCCGTTGGCGCAACCGTTAAACTTTCGATATTAAATGCCCGCTGCGAGAATAAGCCGACTATGCGCGACAGGGAACCGGGTTCGTTTTCTAATAATATGGCTAATATACGACGCATCAGGATTTCTCTCCTTTTTTGATCCACATTTCGTCTACCGCACCGTGGCGAATTTGCATCGGGTAAACATGTTCTTTTTCATCCACCAGGATGTCGACAAAGACTAAACGGTTTTTAACGGCAAAGGCCTGTTCCAGCTTGCTGTCCAGTTCATCTAGATGGTTAATTTGAATACCGACATGGCCATAAGCCTCCGCCAGTTTGACAAAATCAGGCAGTGATTCCATATAAGAGGAAGAGTGGCGGCCGCCATAAATCATGTCCTGCCACTGGCGTACCATACCCAGCGAGCGGTTATTGAGCGAGACAATGACCACGGGCAGGTTATATTGCAAACAGGTGGATAATTCCTGGATATTCATCTGGATAGAGCCGTCACCGGTAATACAGATGACATCACTGTCGGGAAAAGCCAGTTTGGCCCCCATGGCTGCCGGCAGGCCAAAGCCCATAGTGCCGAGTCCGCCAGAATTGATCCAGCGCCTGGGTTTGTCAAAGGGATAATATTGCGCGGCAAACATTTGGTGCTGGCCGACATCGGAGCAAACATAGGCTTGCCCTTTGGTGATCTTGTACATGGCTTCAACCACGCGCTGGGGTTTGATCTTATCGCCGTTTTGCTCATAACTGACGCTTTTTACGCTGCGCCACTGGTTGATTTGCTGCCACCAGGGGGCTGTGACGGCTTCATCCGGGGTAAAACCTATCGTGTTAAGTTCATCGAGCAATTGTTTAATAACAACATCCACCAGGCCAACCACAGGCACATGGGCATTAATGGTTTTTGATATCGAGGTCGGGTCGACATCGACATGGATAATGGTGGCGTCGGGACAGAATTTATTCACGTTATTGGTGACCCTGTCGTCAAACCTGGCGCCTAAGGCTAAAATCACGTCGGCATTGGCCATGGCTTTATTGGCTTCCAAAGAGCCGTGCATGCCGAGCATGCCGATAAAGTTTTTATGGGTGCCGGATATGCCGCCAAGGCCCATTAAGGTATTGGTGACCGGGGCATCTAAGGTTTCGACTAAGGTGGTTAGCAATTCTGAGGCATCGGCCAGGACAATGCCGCCGCCGGAATAGATCACTAATTGTTTGGCATTGATCAGGGTATTGACGGCTTTTTTAATTTGCTTGGGGTGGCCTTTTTCCGTCGGATTATAAGAGCGCATTTTTACCTGGGTATCGATATGAAACGGCGCCTTGTTTTGCGGGATCAGCATATCTTTAGGCAGTTCTACCACGACCGGACCGGGTCGGCCTGACTTGGCTATATAAAAGGCCTTGGCAATAATATTAGGAATTTCTTCCATATTGCGGCAGTTAAAACTGTGTTTGACTATCGGGCGGGAGCAGCCGACGATATCGGTTTCCTGGAAGGCATCATCGCCAATTAAACTGCTGGCAACCTGGCCGGCTAATATTACCATGGGAATCGAGTCCATATAGGCGGTGGCAATACCGGTAACACAGTTGGTAGCCCCCGGTCCCGAGGTCGCCAATACCACGCCGACTTCGCCGGTTGCCCGGGTATAACCGTCCGCCATATGGGTGGCGGCCTGTTCATGACGCACTAAAATATGCTCAACATCTTGTTGCTGGTAAATCGCATCATAGATATCCAGTATTGAGCCACCGGGATAGCCAAATATGTATTTCACCTTTAATGCCGATAGCGCTTTTACTACCATTTCGGCACCGGTATATAACTCAGTTGTCATGTTATTGCCCTTATTTGTTGTGCTTTACCGTAAAAATGTAATAAAAAACCCCCGGTCTTATGCAGAGCGGGGGTTGGTGTGTTTGTGTCTTTTTTGTTTTTCTACAGACAACCACGACCCCGCGGTGATTTGACAATCACGACGACAAAGAGGACCAGGTTGAGTGTAGTTTTTAACATCATTGCTATTTAAAAAATTCTTAATACGAAAAACAAAATTTATCTGTGCACTATATTTAAGGGGTTTGGCCGCTGCTGTCAATCAATAAATACAAATTTAGCGAAATTAGTGTCAGTGAAATGCCGGAAGGACCCTTGACTTGAGAAATAACCATATTTCAAAAGTTTGCTTAGGGGGAATGTTTTTGGGAAAAAGAATATAAGACAGGCGTTAATCATTGACTTTTTTTGTGCTTAATCTCTTGTTTAGTTTGATTTAATCTCTTCATATTATTAAATTTTTTATCTGATATTACGCAAAAAGCCTGCCTTGCATTACACTGATATAAGATGAAAGCAATATACTTGTGCCTGTAATGTCGAAGTTTGTTTTTAAAGATGAACCTGAATCGGGCGTAGAAAAAACCGTCAGGAGTAATAGCCGGGTATGGCGAATTTTAGTGGTTGATGATGATGAGTCAGTTCATCAGGTCACTAAATTAGTGTTATCAGATACCGAAATTGAACACCGACAGCTTGAAATCGTTTCCGTTTATTCGTCAATTGAAGCCAAAAAATTACTGGAAGTTGACAGCAGCTTTTGTATGGCTTTTGTTGATGTGGTGATGGAAACCGAACATGCCGGTTTAGAGCTGGTGGAGTGGATCCGTCATGATTTAAAGAATCAGGCGATACGTTTGATCCTCAGGACCGGGCAGGCGGGCACCGCCCCGGAAGCCAAGGTTATTAAAGAATTTGATATTAATGACTATAAAGAAAAAACGGATTTTACCTCAGGCAAGATGATCACAACCGTTTATGCCAGCATCCGGGCATACCGGGATATCATGACCATTCAGCGCAGCCTCGATGCCTTTAAACACCTGATTGAAGCCACTTATGATTTATTGAAAATTAACCAGCTACGACTTTTTGGCTCTGCAGCCCTCAACCATTTGCTGACTCTGATGGAAGTGGAAAGTTCGGCCTTGTATATCGTGCGTACCCAGACCGACTTCGATCAGCACAGTTCTAATTTAATCATTGCCTGTACCGGGAAATACGTGTGTGAGTCTGACAGCCTGGAATCGTCGGATATTGATGAACAAGTCAAAAGCCGGATCCAGCAAACCTTTGTACAGAAAGAACACCTTAATACCGAGTCTTGCTTTGTCGGCTATTATGAAACCTCCAGTAATGCCGCCTCCGTGCTTTATATTGAGTTTGAAGATGATGCTGAGCACTTTAAAGCCAGCCTGGCAGAGTTGTTTGCCACCAACATTGCCCTGATCCTTGAAAGTATCAGCCGCCAGCATGAGATAGAAAGAACCCAGAAAGAGTTACTCTATATTGTCGGGGAAGCCGTTGAAGCCAGGAGTAAAGAAACCGGGGCCCATGTCAGAAGGGTCGCGCTGATTTGTGAAAAAATTGCAGAAAAGCTCGGACTTAAACAAGAGTTTATTGAGGCTATTCGCCTGGCGGCCCCATTACATGACCTGGGAAAAATTGCCATTCCTGAATCCATTTTGCATAAACCGGGTAAGCTCGACGATGAAGAGTGGAAAATTATGCAGACACACGCCCCTGTCGGGGGAGATTT
Protein-coding sequences here:
- a CDS encoding GNAT family N-acetyltransferase — protein: MSPEFEFCRAHKSDKKAIKRFYRRHSYSASFMGLDSCYLVKEQQEIIACVLQSQLLVENNQSLLHALVVDPAYRRQSIATSLLDYCCAFHPLTVCFAVPQLAPLYLSNNFQLAEPEQLSPLLAKRYLQYIKTKPELAIFIRDIKKNQQSRQNKLNK
- the ilvN gene encoding acetolactate synthase small subunit translates to MRRILAILLENEPGSLSRIVGLFSQRAFNIESLTVAPTDEPSLSRITIATTGDDKVLEQIVKQVNKLVDVIKITDLTERPHVERELLLIKVLAMTDKSRTEVKRVTDIFRGAIIDIGKQVYTVQLTGDSDKLNAFIKTLGNETEIIEVVRSGCVGIARGEKALRV
- a CDS encoding acetolactate synthase 3 large subunit, which produces MTTELYTGAEMVVKALSALKVKYIFGYPGGSILDIYDAIYQQQDVEHILVRHEQAATHMADGYTRATGEVGVVLATSGPGATNCVTGIATAYMDSIPMVILAGQVASSLIGDDAFQETDIVGCSRPIVKHSFNCRNMEEIPNIIAKAFYIAKSGRPGPVVVELPKDMLIPQNKAPFHIDTQVKMRSYNPTEKGHPKQIKKAVNTLINAKQLVIYSGGGIVLADASELLTTLVETLDAPVTNTLMGLGGISGTHKNFIGMLGMHGSLEANKAMANADVILALGARFDDRVTNNVNKFCPDATIIHVDVDPTSISKTINAHVPVVGLVDVVIKQLLDELNTIGFTPDEAVTAPWWQQINQWRSVKSVSYEQNGDKIKPQRVVEAMYKITKGQAYVCSDVGQHQMFAAQYYPFDKPRRWINSGGLGTMGFGLPAAMGAKLAFPDSDVICITGDGSIQMNIQELSTCLQYNLPVVIVSLNNRSLGMVRQWQDMIYGGRHSSSYMESLPDFVKLAEAYGHVGIQINHLDELDSKLEQAFAVKNRLVFVDILVDEKEHVYPMQIRHGAVDEMWIKKGEKS
- a CDS encoding HD domain-containing phosphohydrolase; protein product: MSKFVFKDEPESGVEKTVRSNSRVWRILVVDDDESVHQVTKLVLSDTEIEHRQLEIVSVYSSIEAKKLLEVDSSFCMAFVDVVMETEHAGLELVEWIRHDLKNQAIRLILRTGQAGTAPEAKVIKEFDINDYKEKTDFTSGKMITTVYASIRAYRDIMTIQRSLDAFKHLIEATYDLLKINQLRLFGSAALNHLLTLMEVESSALYIVRTQTDFDQHSSNLIIACTGKYVCESDSLESSDIDEQVKSRIQQTFVQKEHLNTESCFVGYYETSSNAASVLYIEFEDDAEHFKASLAELFATNIALILESISRQHEIERTQKELLYIVGEAVEARSKETGAHVRRVALICEKIAEKLGLKQEFIEAIRLAAPLHDLGKIAIPESILHKPGKLDDEEWKIMQTHAPVGGDLLGKSKANVSKLGARLAHYHHENWDGTGYPEGLAGEQIPLEARIMAIADVFDALGSKRSYKEPWQDGEIKEFLEQQKGKKFEPALVDLMLANFDDFIAIRQQFPDG